One Mycobacterium kubicae genomic window carries:
- a CDS encoding WXG100 family type VII secretion target: MTINYQFGDVDAHGALIRAQAANLEAEHQAIVRDVLAAGDFWGGAGSVACQEFITQLGRNFQVIYEQANSHGQKVQSAGSNMAQTDSAVGSSWA, from the coding sequence ATGACAATCAACTACCAGTTCGGCGATGTGGACGCCCACGGTGCTCTCATTCGCGCGCAGGCCGCCAACCTGGAGGCCGAGCACCAGGCCATCGTTCGCGATGTGCTGGCTGCCGGTGACTTCTGGGGCGGCGCCGGTTCGGTGGCTTGCCAGGAGTTCATCACCCAGTTGGGTCGCAACTTCCAGGTGATCTACGAGCAGGCCAACTCCCACGGCCAGAAGGTTCAGTCCGCCGGCAGCAACATGGCGCAGACCGACAGCGCCGTCGGCTCCAGCTGGGCCTGA
- a CDS encoding tyrosine-type recombinase/integrase: protein MVATERHGQGKRWMARWVGGDCHERAKSFDRKAQAQAHISQVSADINRGTYADPTRTAITFGVVAEEWFRNRSGANKLKPKTIAGYRSLLDVIVLPRWAETKLRDLQHADIQAWVTWLATDPAARHRAVGSAGEGGLSPGRVIQAFQVVDQVLGYAVRARYMAVNPADGIELPRKRTREDIALSHEEVSRLAEAVPEIRPAILLLAYGGMRFGEMAALRVRDVDLTRRRIRVARSVTRVARMGHVEGDTKTHQVRIVPILTQTLADALIEVVGNREGSEYLFPGRDGGPLTLGWFRWRFDQAAVAAGLTGITPKTLRYTAGSLALASGASIVTVSKLLGHRNVTTTMNVYSHMLPDDFDNLATAMDTAARAAAVI, encoded by the coding sequence TTGGTCGCGACCGAGCGGCACGGGCAGGGCAAGCGGTGGATGGCGCGATGGGTCGGCGGGGACTGTCATGAACGCGCGAAGTCGTTCGATCGTAAGGCGCAAGCTCAGGCGCACATCAGTCAGGTGTCCGCCGACATCAACAGGGGGACGTATGCCGATCCAACGCGCACCGCGATCACCTTCGGCGTAGTGGCGGAGGAGTGGTTCCGGAACCGATCGGGTGCAAACAAGCTCAAGCCGAAGACAATCGCGGGCTACCGAAGTCTGCTGGATGTAATCGTCCTGCCGAGGTGGGCGGAGACGAAGCTGCGTGACCTTCAGCACGCAGATATCCAAGCTTGGGTGACTTGGCTAGCCACGGATCCGGCTGCTCGCCACCGTGCCGTAGGTAGTGCCGGAGAGGGCGGTCTGTCGCCCGGGCGAGTCATTCAGGCGTTTCAGGTGGTTGACCAGGTGCTGGGGTATGCCGTGCGTGCTCGATACATGGCAGTTAACCCTGCCGATGGTATCGAGTTACCACGGAAGCGGACACGAGAGGACATAGCACTTAGCCACGAAGAGGTCTCTCGGCTTGCAGAGGCAGTTCCGGAGATCCGTCCGGCAATCCTGCTACTTGCATACGGCGGCATGCGGTTTGGCGAGATGGCGGCTCTGCGCGTCCGTGATGTTGATCTGACACGCCGGCGTATTCGCGTCGCACGCTCCGTCACTCGGGTGGCTCGGATGGGTCATGTTGAGGGCGACACGAAGACACATCAAGTGCGGATAGTGCCAATCCTGACCCAGACTCTGGCCGACGCTCTCATCGAGGTGGTCGGGAACCGCGAGGGCTCCGAGTATCTGTTTCCTGGCCGCGATGGCGGGCCATTGACCCTCGGTTGGTTCCGGTGGCGATTCGATCAGGCGGCAGTTGCGGCGGGACTGACAGGAATTACCCCAAAGACGTTGCGGTACACAGCGGGATCGTTGGCGCTGGCATCGGGAGCTTCCATAGTCACGGTGTCAAAGCTACTGGGGCACAGAAACGTTACGACCACCATGAACGTCTACTCGCACATGCTGCCAGATGACTTCGACAACTTGGCCACTGCGATGGACACCGCAGCCCGTGCCGCAGCAGTGATTTGA
- a CDS encoding response regulator transcription factor, giving the protein MTALSGYARSQRPRQAILGQLPRINRADGSPIRVLLVDDEPALTNLVKMALHYEGWDVEIAHNGREAIAKFDRINPDVLVLDIMLPDVDGLQILQRVREADAYTPTLFLTARDSVMDRVTGLTAGADDYMTKPFSLEELVARLRGLLRRSSHLAPPADESLKVGDLKLDAASREVTRGGTPISLSSTEFELLRFLMRNPRRALSRTEILDRVWNYDFAGRTSIVDLYISYLRKKIDADREPMIHTVRGIGYMLRPPE; this is encoded by the coding sequence ATGACTGCATTGTCGGGATATGCGCGCAGCCAACGTCCCCGCCAGGCCATTTTGGGGCAGCTGCCCCGCATCAACCGCGCTGACGGGTCGCCAATCCGGGTATTGCTAGTCGATGACGAGCCTGCACTGACCAATCTGGTCAAGATGGCGCTGCACTACGAAGGCTGGGACGTCGAGATCGCCCACAACGGCCGCGAGGCCATCGCCAAGTTCGACCGGATCAACCCCGACGTGCTGGTACTCGACATCATGCTGCCCGACGTCGACGGGTTACAGATTCTGCAGCGGGTCCGGGAGGCCGACGCCTACACGCCCACGCTGTTCCTGACCGCCCGCGACTCCGTGATGGACCGGGTGACCGGTCTGACCGCGGGCGCCGACGACTACATGACCAAGCCGTTCAGCCTCGAGGAACTGGTGGCCCGGCTGCGCGGGCTGCTGCGCCGCTCCAGCCACCTGGCCCCACCCGCCGACGAATCGCTGAAAGTCGGAGATCTCAAGCTCGACGCCGCCAGCCGGGAAGTCACCCGCGGCGGCACACCCATCTCGCTGTCGTCGACGGAGTTCGAACTGCTGCGCTTCCTGATGCGCAACCCGCGGCGCGCGCTGAGCCGCACCGAGATCCTCGACCGCGTCTGGAACTACGACTTCGCCGGCCGCACCAGCATCGTTGACTTGTACATTTCTTACTTGAGGAAGAAAATCGACGCCGACCGGGAGCCGATGATCCACACGGTTCGCGGGATTGGGTACATGCTTCGACCACCGGAATGA
- a CDS encoding PPE family protein, SVP subgroup, producing MSFLTAVPAELAAAAAQLGAIGSALAAQNAGAAAPTTAIAPAAADQVSIIQSGIFTAYGALYQQIAAEAQAIQEQFVQTLGMSSGTYESSEAANAAATTLTSNATSAAATAAANPVEDFMNQISTLLGGPVTSIGGQPFSLSGNMANIANYEIGNFASASSNLLGLTSGGLFPDGFGVPEDLAEAAAAAGGGAATEAGAVAGVGGAAAPVAAGVGEATLVGGLAVPPSWATPATLVSATTPSALSGAGWTAAAPTAAPGAFYPGMPGMASAARNSAGFGAPRYGVKPIVMPKPVSV from the coding sequence ATGTCATTCCTGACAGCAGTGCCGGCAGAGTTGGCCGCCGCGGCAGCGCAACTCGGAGCGATCGGGAGTGCACTGGCAGCGCAGAACGCAGGCGCCGCCGCCCCGACTACCGCTATCGCCCCCGCAGCCGCCGACCAGGTCTCGATCATCCAGTCCGGCATCTTCACCGCATACGGCGCTCTCTATCAGCAGATCGCGGCCGAAGCTCAGGCGATTCAAGAGCAGTTCGTGCAAACCCTGGGTATGAGCAGCGGGACCTATGAGTCCAGCGAGGCGGCCAACGCGGCTGCCACCACGTTGACGTCGAACGCGACGTCCGCGGCCGCCACCGCCGCCGCCAACCCGGTCGAAGACTTCATGAACCAGATCAGCACATTGCTCGGCGGTCCGGTGACCAGCATCGGCGGCCAACCGTTCAGCCTGTCCGGCAACATGGCCAACATCGCGAACTACGAGATCGGTAACTTCGCTTCCGCCTCCTCGAACCTGCTGGGTCTGACCAGCGGTGGCCTGTTCCCCGATGGTTTCGGCGTGCCCGAAGACCTGGCCGAAGCGGCGGCTGCCGCCGGAGGCGGCGCAGCGACGGAGGCCGGTGCGGTTGCCGGCGTCGGTGGGGCCGCTGCACCGGTTGCGGCCGGCGTCGGCGAGGCGACGCTGGTCGGCGGGCTGGCCGTGCCGCCCAGCTGGGCCACCCCGGCCACGCTGGTGTCGGCCACCACACCCAGCGCGCTGTCCGGGGCCGGTTGGACCGCCGCAGCGCCGACGGCCGCGCCCGGAGCGTTCTACCCCGGCATGCCGGGCATGGCCTCGGCCGCGCGCAACAGCGCCGGTTTCGGTGCGCCGCGCTACGGCGTCAAGCCCATCGTCATGCCGAAGCCGGTGAGCGTCTAA
- a CDS encoding PPE family protein: MSFAGFPPEINSALMYAGAGAGPLMAAATAWSNLASELSTTAAQYESIITSLTTEQWTGAGSTAAASAAQPYVAWLSNTAAAAEQAAAQATASAAAYEAAFTATVPPAVIAANRSLLAALVATNFLGINTPAIMATEAQYAEMWVQDVIAMTNYQASSAVAAVLEPLTPAAPTTNPGGAGAQAAAVSAAAAVQPAAGLGDIISGLQSELSNLGLGTSSIGTGLFNSLPVPVQDLLTGIDGFLGTPLIFNGIQQVGVTASWFMFAAIPNGIFAAHTIDANIAAAAEAAGAAAPAAVAAEGAAAGLASQVGAAGTAASLGEASLVGSLSVPASWSAAAPAAANVGTALAGSGWTVPEEAASSGVMGGMPGMAAAAKGAGASAGPRYGFKPTVMPKQVVV; the protein is encoded by the coding sequence ATGTCTTTCGCAGGATTCCCTCCCGAAATCAACTCCGCGCTCATGTACGCCGGTGCGGGCGCGGGACCGCTCATGGCCGCGGCGACGGCATGGAGCAATCTGGCCTCCGAGTTGAGCACGACCGCCGCGCAATACGAGTCGATCATCACCTCGCTGACCACCGAACAGTGGACCGGCGCCGGCTCGACCGCAGCCGCGTCCGCGGCGCAGCCCTACGTGGCGTGGCTGAGCAATACCGCGGCGGCTGCCGAGCAGGCAGCGGCCCAGGCCACGGCATCGGCGGCCGCGTACGAGGCGGCCTTCACCGCCACCGTCCCGCCCGCGGTGATCGCCGCTAACCGGTCTTTGCTGGCGGCGCTCGTCGCGACCAACTTCCTCGGTATCAACACTCCGGCGATCATGGCCACCGAGGCCCAGTACGCCGAAATGTGGGTCCAAGACGTCATCGCGATGACTAATTACCAAGCTTCTTCGGCGGTCGCCGCGGTGCTCGAACCGTTGACCCCCGCCGCGCCGACCACCAACCCCGGCGGTGCCGGTGCTCAAGCCGCCGCGGTGAGCGCGGCCGCGGCGGTCCAGCCCGCGGCCGGGTTGGGCGACATCATCTCGGGCTTGCAAAGCGAGCTGAGCAACCTGGGGCTCGGGACATCGTCCATCGGTACCGGGCTGTTCAACTCGCTGCCGGTGCCCGTGCAGGACCTGCTGACCGGCATCGACGGCTTCCTTGGAACACCGCTGATTTTTAACGGCATTCAGCAGGTGGGTGTGACGGCGTCGTGGTTCATGTTCGCCGCCATCCCCAACGGGATCTTCGCCGCCCACACCATCGACGCCAACATCGCGGCGGCGGCGGAGGCGGCAGGGGCAGCGGCTCCCGCGGCAGTGGCGGCCGAAGGCGCAGCCGCCGGCCTCGCCAGCCAGGTCGGGGCCGCGGGTACCGCCGCCAGCCTGGGCGAAGCGTCCCTGGTGGGCAGCTTATCGGTCCCTGCCAGCTGGTCTGCGGCTGCGCCCGCAGCAGCAAACGTCGGCACGGCACTTGCCGGCAGCGGCTGGACCGTCCCGGAGGAAGCGGCGTCGTCGGGAGTCATGGGTGGCATGCCTGGCATGGCCGCCGCCGCCAAGGGCGCCGGCGCGTCCGCCGGACCCCGCTACGGCTTCAAGCCGACCGTCATGCCCAAACAGGTCGTCGTGTGA
- a CDS encoding potassium-transporting ATPase subunit F: protein MSAANSVGLGLAVLIALLLAAALLRPEKF from the coding sequence GTGAGCGCGGCCAACAGTGTCGGGCTGGGCCTGGCCGTCCTCATCGCTTTGTTGCTGGCGGCCGCCCTGCTCCGTCCGGAGAAGTTCTGA
- a CDS encoding WXG100 family type VII secretion target, with protein MAGRFMTDPYAMRDMAGRFETHAQTVEDEARRMWASSQNISGAGWSGQAEATSLDTMGQMNQAFRNIVNMLHGVRDGLIRDANNYEQQEQASQQILSS; from the coding sequence ATGGCCGGACGCTTTATGACCGACCCGTACGCGATGCGGGACATGGCGGGCCGTTTTGAGACGCACGCCCAGACCGTCGAGGACGAGGCCCGCCGCATGTGGGCGTCCTCGCAGAACATCTCCGGCGCAGGCTGGAGCGGCCAGGCCGAGGCGACCTCGCTGGACACCATGGGCCAGATGAACCAGGCCTTCCGCAACATTGTCAACATGCTGCACGGAGTGCGCGACGGACTGATCCGGGACGCCAACAACTACGAGCAGCAAGAGCAGGCCTCCCAGCAAATCCTCAGCAGCTAG